In Mesorhizobium sp. J428, the genomic window CAGCACGTCGGTCTGGTAATAGGTCTTCAGCTCCTGCGTCTGGTTCGGCCAGCCGAGCGTCGAAAACGGCCACAGCGCCGACGAGAACCACGTGTCGAGCACGTCCTCGTCGCGCGTCAGGATCGCGCCCGGTTCGAAATTGTCGAGCTTCTCCTGCACGTAGGCCTTCCAGGGCCCTTCGAGCGCCAGATAGTATTCGACGGCGTCGTCCAGCGCCTCCTTCTCCGTCTTGGCGACGAAGACATGCCCGTCCGGCCCATACCAGGCCGGTATCTGGTGGCCCCACCACAGCTGGCGCGAGATGCACCACGGCTGGATATTCTCCATCCACTCGAAATAGGTCTTTTCCCAGTTCTTCGGCACGAATTTCGTCCTGCCCTCGCGCACGGACGCGATCGCCGGCTTCGCGAGTTCGGCGGCATTGACGTACCACTGGTCGGTGAGGAACGGCTCGATCGGCACGCCGCCGCGGTCGCCATGCGGCACCATGTGCTTGTGCGGCTCGATCTTCGCGAGGAAGCCGCCTTCCTCCATGATCTTCACGATGAGCTTGCGCGCCTCGAACCGGTCCAGGCCATGTAGCTGGTCCCAGACGCCCTGGCGCAGCGGCGTCACTTCAACGCCTTCGAGGAAATCCTCGTTATCGTTGATGTTTATCGCGCCCTCGACCGTCAGGACGTTGATGGCGGGCAGATCGTGCCGCTTGCCGACCTCGAAGTCGTTGAAGTCGTGCGCCGGCGTGATCTTCACCGCGCCCGTGCCCTTCTCCGGATCGGAATACTCGTCCGCTACCACCGGGATCTTCCGCCCGACGATCGGCAGCACGACGTTCTTGCCGACGAGATCGCGATAGCGCTCGTCGTCCGGATGCACCGCGACCGCCGTGTCGCCCAGCATCGTCTCCGGCCGCGTGGTCGCGACGGTGATATATGTCGAGGCATCTTCCGGATCGTAGGCCTTGCCCTCGACCGGATAGCGGAAATGCCAGAGATGGCCGTTGATCTCGACCTGCTCGACCTCCAGGTCGGAGATGGCCGTCAGCAGCTTCGGGTCCCAGTTGACCAGCCGTTTGTCCTTGTAGATCAGCCCCTGCCGGTAGAGCGTGACGAACACTTCGAGCACCGCCTCGGACAGGCCCTCATCCATTGTGAAGCGTTCGCGCGACCAGTCGCAGGAGGCGCCGAGCCGCTTCAACTGGTTGACGATGATGCCGCCGGACTCGGCCTTCCACTCCCATACCTTATCGATGAATTCGTCGCGCGTCAGCGAGCGGCGATGGATCTGCTTCTCCATCAGTTTGCGTTCGACGACCATCTGGGTGGCGATGCCGGCGTGATCGGTGCCCGGCTGCCACAGCACGTTCTTGCCGCGCATGCGCTCGAACCGGACGAGGATGTCCTGCAGCGTGTTGTTGAGCGCGTGGCCCATGTGTAGCGAGCCAGTCACGTTGGGCGGCGGAATCACGATCGCGAACGGCTCGGCTCCCTCCTCCGCTCCAGCGCCGGCGCGGAACGCGCCTTCGTCCTCCCAGGTCTTCGCGATCCGGGGCTCGATCGCCTTTGAATCATATGTCTTGTCGAGCATTGGGACGAACCGTGCGGCTGGGGGAGGATGGTGTCGCTGTAAACCGAAAGCCCGGATGGGAGTCAACTGCCACGCGGCGCGGCGCCTTCCCGTTCCCTGCCCAAGACTCCGCTACGGACGGGTCACGTGGACCGCAACGCCTACCATCCGGGATAGTAGACGCTGTCGCTGCGGCTCGCGAGTACCTTGCCCTGCGTGTCGCGCGCCATGATGCGTATCTCAACGAAGCTGCCTCTGCCGCGGGCGTCGCAGCCGATGAAATGGCGCACCGTCCCCGCAGCGAGCCGATCGCCCGCATAGGGCAGAACCTTCACGGTGGGAATCTCGGAGATTCCGCCCAGCGTGCGGATGCGAAGCTTGAGCGAACTGGCACCTTGGGCACGTCCGAGAGAAGGATTGTGGGACTGCGATTGTCGTCGCAGCTGCGTCCCGGCTCGGCCGGTATCTCCATGCGCATCGCCGCCGCAGGCAGCGTCCCGGCAGCAAACATGGATATCAGAAGAACGGCGCGCAACGGCTTCATGCGCCAAATCTAGGCCCGGCCGGGCCGCGCGGCAAGGCTCAGCGCGCCGCGCCCCGCGCCACGCGCTCGATCTCCTCGCGCACGAGGCGCTCGACCAACGTCGGCAGGTTGTTGTCCAGCCATTCCTGCAGCATGGGGCGGATCATCTCTTCCGCGATCTCGTCGAAGGAACGGCGCCGGCTCGCCGCAAAGGCGTCCGACAGTTCCCCAAAGGCGGCAGCGACCTGGCGGCCGGCCACGTCCGAGATGATCGACGTCCGCGCGGCTTCCGGCGCGGCGGCAGGTGCCTGCGCGGCAGGCGCCGGCTCGGGACTGACAGGCGTCGCAAGACGCTGCTTCCAGTCCGGCTGCGTCACAGGACCGGATACCGGTTCGACATGCGCGGTCTGCAGCGGCCGGTCGACCCGAGGCTGGGCCGGGGTCGCGGCAGGCGCGGGGCGATCGGCAGCCGTGGGCGCAGGCTGCGCCGGAGCGGTGGGGCGCGGCGCCTGCGCCGCTGCCTCCACGGTCTCGATCCGATCCTGGCGTCCTACTCCACGGAACTCTTCGCGAAATGCGTCCATATCGCCGCGTTCCATGCCGGGAGAGGAAGTATTGGCCGGGGGTGGTATGATGTTGTCCTCGGCGGAACGTCCGGAATCGCTGTCTTCGATGATGCGCCGGATCGAAGCGAGGATCTCTTCCATCGAGGGCTCGCGTTGCGCGCCTCCCAACTGCTGGACCACTGCTTCCGCTGCCTGTGACGGCATATCCCTTTACCCCGCAACTGAGGATTCGCGTTTCGAATCAGGCCTTCAGGGTAACTCACGCGGCGCGAGCGGTGAATCCCCGCCGCCGCTTATTCGGATTTGCGCACAGGATTAGTCGAACAGGCCGGATCAGCGCCCGTCCGGCGTGCGCGTCCCGATCCACTTGTCCTTGACCGCGTTGTAATGTTCCTGCGGCTTGTATTCGGCAACGTTGAGGCCGATCTGGCGCACGCTGAGACGCCCAATGGCGGACATGATCGCATAGCTTGCGACCACTAGATTGCGCTCGGAACTGATCTGGTTGATCTGCGCGGTGATCACATCGGCCTGCGCGTTCAGCACGTCGAGCGTCGTTCGCTGGCCGACATTGCGCTCCTCGATCACGCCGTTCAGCGCAAGCTGCGCAGCCGAAACAAGTTCGCGGTTGGCGACGACGCTCTCCTTCGCGGCCTGGGTACTGCGTCCAGGCAGACGCCACGGCCTGGCGAACCTGATCGTGGGCCACATCGACCTCGATGCGCGCTTGGCCGAGCGATTCCTTACGCTGCCGGACCGTCGCCGAGGTACGGCCGCCGGAGTAGATCGGAACGGTCAGCGTCGCGCCGATATTGGCGCGATCGCTCCAGCCATTGCTGCTGCCGACGCCCGGAAGCGTTTCCGAATAGTTCTGCGACACGCCAGCGGATGCGCTGATCTGCGGCAACAGAGCGCCTTCGGCTGCTTTGACCGAATAGTCGGAAGCGTCGACCAGATGCTTGTTGGCGATGATCGCCGGGTGTTCCGCGGCCGCGATCACGAACGCCTTGTCGATCCCGCTCGGCAGGCCCTTGGCCGGTCCCGCCCCGCTCAGCTTCCCGGGCGCCTCACCGATGATCTGGCGATATAACGCCTCGCTCGCCGCCGCCGTTGCGCGTGCCGCGGCCAGCTGGGCGACAGCCGCCGAGCGGCTTGCGTCCGCCTGGGCCACATCGGTGCGCGTGCCCTCGCCGACCTCGAAGCGCGACCGTGCCGCGCGAACCTGCTCGACCAGGAATTGCAGGTTCCGCTCTGTCAGCACCGCGATCTGCCGGTCTCGGATCACGTCCATATAGGCGCTGGCGGCATTGAACAGGATGTTCTGCTCGGTGTTGCGCAGCCCCTCGTTGGAGGCGCGAACCTGGGCTTCTGCCGCACGCACATTGTTGCGCGTCTGGAAGCCGTCGAACAGCGATTGAGAGATTGCCACACCGAAGGCCCCGGTGGTGATGCGTACGCCCGCCTGGGAAGCGTAATTGATGCTGCCCGAACCGGTAATCTGCGGACGGTAGCCCGACTTGGCGATCGCAACGCCCTCATCGGTGACGCGCACACCTGCCCGCGCCGAATTCAGTTCGGAATTGAACTGATAAGCCTTTGAAAGCGCGCCGAAAATGGTTTCGGCGAAAGCGGGCGATGCCCCCATCAACAGCGTTGATGAGATGCCCAAAACGAACAGTTTGCGCACGACGGACACGACTGACCTCGATTCCTGGCCAGTCGGACGACCGGCATCAGTTCAACCACGCGTGGCGGCCTCGGAAGGTCAGCGCACACCCCGT contains:
- a CDS encoding valine--tRNA ligase; the encoded protein is MLDKTYDSKAIEPRIAKTWEDEGAFRAGAGAEEGAEPFAIVIPPPNVTGSLHMGHALNNTLQDILVRFERMRGKNVLWQPGTDHAGIATQMVVERKLMEKQIHRRSLTRDEFIDKVWEWKAESGGIIVNQLKRLGASCDWSRERFTMDEGLSEAVLEVFVTLYRQGLIYKDKRLVNWDPKLLTAISDLEVEQVEINGHLWHFRYPVEGKAYDPEDASTYITVATTRPETMLGDTAVAVHPDDERYRDLVGKNVVLPIVGRKIPVVADEYSDPEKGTGAVKITPAHDFNDFEVGKRHDLPAINVLTVEGAININDNEDFLEGVEVTPLRQGVWDQLHGLDRFEARKLIVKIMEEGGFLAKIEPHKHMVPHGDRGGVPIEPFLTDQWYVNAAELAKPAIASVREGRTKFVPKNWEKTYFEWMENIQPWCISRQLWWGHQIPAWYGPDGHVFVAKTEKEALDDAVEYYLALEGPWKAYVQEKLDNFEPGAILTRDEDVLDTWFSSALWPFSTLGWPNQTQELKTYYQTDVLVTGFDIIFFWVARMMMMGLHFMDEEPFHTVYVHALVRDKNGAKMSKSKGNVIDPLELIDEYGADALRFTLAIMAAQGRDVKLDPARIAGYRNFGTKLWNATRFAEMNGVARNDEFWLADAKLTVNRWILTELTRAAREITSAIETFRFNDAAGAAYRFVWNTFCDWYLELLKPVFNGEDVSAKTESQAVAAFVLDEIYKLLHPMMPFMTEELWAHTAGEGQTRNTLLCHAAWPKPDFEDTEAAAEINWLVDLVSGIRSVRAEMNVPPSAVAPLCVIGAGKETEARLERHAAAIARLARVDKVGHSTAAPKASAQMVLGEATFALPLGDLIDVKAEAARLAKEIVKVEGEISRVEKKLDNPQFVAKAADEVVEAEREKLAEFKEQLERLKTALARVS
- a CDS encoding PopZ family protein, whose protein sequence is MEEILASIRRIIEDSDSGRSAEDNIIPPPANTSSPGMERGDMDAFREEFRGVGRQDRIETVEAAAQAPRPTAPAQPAPTAADRPAPAATPAQPRVDRPLQTAHVEPVSGPVTQPDWKQRLATPVSPEPAPAAQAPAAAPEAARTSIISDVAGRQVAAAFGELSDAFAASRRRSFDEIAEEMIRPMLQEWLDNNLPTLVERLVREEIERVARGAAR